One genomic window of bacterium includes the following:
- a CDS encoding transposase: MHTKKHLGFKALRKTISKRLQQIQDPRKGALDYTLHDCFMSGFAMMFFQDPSLLQFQRRLQKRFNRNNLKNFFHITAIPKDSQLRQVLDDSDNATVYELFADLFRALQRGKQLDLFRFSDDRYLLCLDGSAYFSSDTIHCPGCLTRTSNGHVRYEHQILQPVIVCPGIREVIPLAPEPIANTDGAQKQDCEINAAKRLIAKLRHTHPKLKLIVTGDSLYSKQPFIDTLKIAGMFFILVAKPDDHKILFQEFADQKGLGAVSTYSFRDAKGRRHLYEWIHQTPLNGTKDADNVNFLHYSLFVGAKRTYHNSWVTDIDISKENVIDLAKAARARWKVENECFNTLKNQGYHIEHNFGHGQNNLSMTFFLLNLLAFFVHQILQLTDRLYQECRSGFSSRIEFWNQLRCTIRVLIFADFEHLLAFII; this comes from the coding sequence GTGCACACCAAAAAACACTTGGGGTTTAAAGCGCTGCGAAAAACCATTTCAAAGCGCTTGCAACAAATCCAAGATCCTCGCAAGGGGGCGCTGGATTACACCCTGCACGATTGCTTTATGAGCGGCTTTGCCATGATGTTTTTCCAGGATCCATCCCTGCTGCAATTTCAACGGCGCCTGCAAAAACGGTTTAACCGCAACAACTTGAAAAACTTCTTTCATATCACCGCTATTCCCAAGGACAGCCAGCTGCGCCAAGTGCTGGATGATAGCGATAATGCTACCGTCTACGAACTGTTTGCCGACCTGTTCAGAGCCCTGCAACGCGGCAAACAGCTTGACCTTTTCCGTTTCAGCGATGATCGCTATCTGCTGTGTCTGGACGGATCGGCGTATTTTTCCTCCGATACCATCCACTGCCCCGGCTGCCTGACCAGAACCTCCAATGGCCACGTTCGCTATGAGCACCAGATCCTGCAACCGGTGATTGTGTGCCCAGGCATCCGTGAGGTCATCCCCCTGGCCCCCGAGCCCATTGCCAACACTGACGGCGCCCAAAAACAGGACTGCGAGATCAATGCCGCCAAACGGCTTATCGCCAAACTGCGTCACACCCACCCCAAGCTCAAGCTGATCGTCACCGGCGACAGCCTCTATTCCAAGCAGCCCTTCATTGACACTCTCAAAATTGCCGGCATGTTCTTTATCCTGGTAGCCAAGCCCGATGATCACAAAATCCTTTTTCAGGAGTTCGCCGATCAAAAAGGACTGGGTGCGGTCTCCACTTACAGCTTCAGAGACGCCAAGGGCCGACGCCACCTTTATGAGTGGATTCATCAGACCCCTTTAAACGGCACAAAGGATGCCGACAATGTCAATTTCCTCCACTACAGCCTCTTTGTCGGCGCTAAACGCACCTATCATAACAGCTGGGTAACCGACATCGATATCTCTAAGGAGAATGTGATCGATCTGGCCAAAGCCGCCCGCGCCCGTTGGAAGGTGGAAAATGAGTGCTTTAATACCCTTAAGAACCAAGGCTATCACATTGAACACAATTTCGGTCACGGACAAAACAACTTGTCCATGACCTTTTTCCTGCTCAACCTCCTGGCTTTCTTTGTTCACCAGATCCTGCAACTGACCGACAGACTCTATCAAGAATGCCGAAGCGGATTTAGCTCCCGCATCGAATTCTGGAATCAGCTGCGCTGTACGATCCGCGTTTTGATTTTTGCCGACTTTGAGCACCTGCTCGCCTTTATCATCG